CTCATACGAAAACAAGAGGTGAAGTTAGCGGTGGTGGTAAAAAACCATTCAGACAAAAAGGTTTAGGTAGGGCAAGACAAGGTTCTATCAGAGCACCTCATTTCGTAGGTGGTGGTGTAGCTCACGGACCGAGAAACGAAAGAGATTGGTCTCAAAAAATTAATAAAAAACAAAAAAGAGTTGCACTAAAATATGCACTTAACGAAAAAGCTGAAAACGGAAAAATTTACGTTGTTGATTCAATCAAAATCGACAGCGGAAAAACTAAAGACGCTGTAAAATGGCTAAACAACATCAACGAAAGAGATTATCTAATCGTTGTTGATGAAATGGACGAAAAAACATTTTTAGCATTTAGAAACATTCCAAACGTATACATTATTACACCGGAAGAATTAAACGCATACTATGCAAGCGTTTTCAAAAGCATTATTTTTGATAAAGCTGCATTCGATAAAGTTATAAAGGGCTAAGCTATGGCAGATATTACAGATATCAAATCAATCGTTTATACTGAAAAAGCACTTAACCTTCAAGAGCAAGGTGTTTTAGTAGTTCAAACGTCACCAAAAGTGACTAAAAATCAATTAAAAGAAATTTTCAAAGAATATTTCGGTGTAACACCAATCAAAATCAATTCACTTAGACAAAAAGGTAAAGTGAAAAGATTCAGAGGAATCGAAGGTAAAAGACCTGATTATAAAAAATTCTATGTTAAATTACCTGAAGATGCAAAACTTGAAAGCCTAAGTGTATAAGGATAGAAGATGGCAGTAAAAACATATAAACCATATACACCGTCAAGAAGATTTATGAGTACGCTTGATAATAGCGACATCACTTCTAAGCCGACGGTTAAAAAATTACTTATTAAACTTCCGGCAAAAGCCGGTAGAAACAATATGGGTAGAATCACTTCTCGCCATAGAGAAGCTGGTCATAAAAAACTTTACAGAATTATCGACTTTAAAAGAAATAAATTCGGTGTTCCTGGTAAAGTAATGACTATCGAATACGATCCGTACAGAAACTGTAGAATTTGTCTAATCAGCTATGCTGACGGAGACAAAAGATACATTATCCAACCTGAAGGTCTTAAAGTTGGTGATACTGTAATGGCGGCTGAAGCAGGTCTTGATATTTTACCTGGTAACGCTATGAAACTTAAAAACATTCCTGTTGGTACTGTAGTACACAACGTTGAAATGAAACCTGGAAAAGGCGGGCAAATCGCAAGAGCTGCGGGTAACAGCTGCCAAATTATGGGTAGAGAAGGAAAATACGTAATCCTTAGACTTCCATCAGGTGAAATGAGAAAAATTCTTGGTGAATGTATGGCGACTATCGGTACTGTTGGTAACGCTGATTACCAAAACATCACTATCGGTAAAGCCGGAAGAAGCAGATGGCTTGGAATCAGACCTCAAACAAGAGGTATCGCAATGAACCCGGTTGACCATCCACACGGTGGTGGTGAAGGTAGAAGTAAAGGTAACCATCCTGTTACACCTTGGGGTATGCCGACTAAAGGTTACAAAACTCGTAAGAAAAAACAATCTGATAAATATATCATTTCAAGAAGAAAGAAATAAGGATAGCTCATGGCTAGAAGTTTGAAAAAAGGTCCTTTCGTAGACGACCATTTAATGAAAAAAGTTCTTAAAGCAAAAGAAGAAAAAAACCCAAAACCAATTAAAACTTGGAGTAGAAGAAGTACAATCGTTCCTGAAATGATCGGTTTAACTATTAACGTTCATAACGGAAGAGATTTCGTTCCTGTTTATATCACTGAAAGACACGTAGGATTCAAACTTGGTGAATTCGCACCTACAAGAACTTTTAGAGGTCATAAAGGTTCTGTTCAAAAGAAAATTGGTAAGTAAGGATAGGTGATGAGTAAAGCAACATTAAAATTTATCAGA
This window of the Caminibacter pacificus genome carries:
- a CDS encoding 50S ribosomal protein L23, producing the protein MADITDIKSIVYTEKALNLQEQGVLVVQTSPKVTKNQLKEIFKEYFGVTPIKINSLRQKGKVKRFRGIEGKRPDYKKFYVKLPEDAKLESLSV
- the rpsS gene encoding 30S ribosomal protein S19, yielding MARSLKKGPFVDDHLMKKVLKAKEEKNPKPIKTWSRRSTIVPEMIGLTINVHNGRDFVPVYITERHVGFKLGEFAPTRTFRGHKGSVQKKIGK
- the rplB gene encoding 50S ribosomal protein L2; translation: MAVKTYKPYTPSRRFMSTLDNSDITSKPTVKKLLIKLPAKAGRNNMGRITSRHREAGHKKLYRIIDFKRNKFGVPGKVMTIEYDPYRNCRICLISYADGDKRYIIQPEGLKVGDTVMAAEAGLDILPGNAMKLKNIPVGTVVHNVEMKPGKGGQIARAAGNSCQIMGREGKYVILRLPSGEMRKILGECMATIGTVGNADYQNITIGKAGRSRWLGIRPQTRGIAMNPVDHPHGGGEGRSKGNHPVTPWGMPTKGYKTRKKKQSDKYIISRRKK
- the rplD gene encoding 50S ribosomal protein L4, with amino-acid sequence MSVEIKQINQLPEDFQNINPHNLYLYVKAYLANQRAGTAHTKTRGEVSGGGKKPFRQKGLGRARQGSIRAPHFVGGGVAHGPRNERDWSQKINKKQKRVALKYALNEKAENGKIYVVDSIKIDSGKTKDAVKWLNNINERDYLIVVDEMDEKTFLAFRNIPNVYIITPEELNAYYASVFKSIIFDKAAFDKVIKG